Proteins from one Bacteroidales bacterium genomic window:
- a CDS encoding dCMP deaminase family protein yields MPKKDLIRPYGDKQKVFDRRYLEMALIWAQNSYCKRRQVGALIVKGKMIISDGYNGTPSGFENVCEDENNITKPYVLHAEANAITKVAKSNNSSEDSTLYVTTSPCMECSKLIIQSGIKRVVFCNRYRITDGLDLLKRAGIELVFIDPEKEIYELQ; encoded by the coding sequence ATGCCAAAAAAGGATTTAATAAGACCATATGGCGATAAGCAGAAAGTTTTCGACAGACGCTATCTTGAAATGGCGCTGATATGGGCTCAGAACTCATATTGCAAAAGGAGACAGGTTGGTGCTCTTATTGTAAAAGGCAAAATGATTATTTCAGACGGGTATAATGGAACACCTTCAGGTTTTGAGAATGTTTGCGAGGACGAAAACAACATCACTAAACCATATGTTTTGCATGCTGAGGCTAATGCAATAACAAAAGTTGCCAAGTCAAATAATTCCAGTGAAGACTCTACTCTTTATGTAACAACATCTCCCTGTATGGAGTGTTCCAAACTTATCATCCAGTCGGGAATAAAACGCGTAGTGTTTTGTAACCGTTACCGTATAACAGACGGACTTGATCTCCTGAAACGGGCCGGTATTGAACTAGTATTTATTGATCCCGAAAAAGAAATCTATGAACTACAATAA